The following are encoded in a window of Sebastes umbrosus isolate fSebUmb1 chromosome 7, fSebUmb1.pri, whole genome shotgun sequence genomic DNA:
- the siae gene encoding sialate O-acetylesterase: protein MGQSFRVKQFSSNVCCFLVMAITLCAVFILVASLYDCEGDLRFASYYGDHMVLQKSPESAVVWGYGPEGANVTLSVTGPTTQKTSPVTVTEGIWRVTLDPVEAGGPYTVRAAIENSTSTLTDVLFGDIWVCGGQSNMLFQTSQIFNASEELALAAKYPHVRTFMAAMKLSKTEQTDLIAVALPWSVPPTNLPEFSAVCWLFGRYLYKVLQYPIGLVESCWGGTPVEVWSSSRALQQCGLLETNSGPKNNSVLWNAMIHPLLNMTIKGAIWYQGEANSMYHQEKYNCSFPAMIDDWRMAFHQGSGGQTAQDFPFGFVQLSTYEKGTTSDAFPNIRWHQTADVGFAPNRRMQKTFMAVALDLPDEKSPLGTIHPRDKQDVAYRLTLGARAVAYNEKDVSFSGPFPILIQPTQTYVNVTYDQEISVTSSKGIFEICCSEIQTPCGPKSRWVPAPIMHWGPTTVQLSTSLCLLTDEVAALRYAWRDWPCDFKACPIYSASRILPAPPFIANRRSTNGNLEL from the exons ATGGGACAGTCCTTCAGGGTGAAGCAGTTTTCTAGTAACGTGTGTTGTTTTCTAGTCATGGCGATAACTCTGTGTGCTGTGTTCATACTTGTAGCTTCTCTTTACGACTGTG aggGGGACCTGCGCTTTGCCTCCTACTATGGAGACCACATGGTGCTGCAGAAGTCTCCAGAGAGCGCTGTGGTGTGGGGTTACGGCCCTGAGGGTGCTAACGTGACCCTCTCTGTAACAGGACCAACAACACAGAAAACCTCACCTGTCACTGTGACAGAAG GTATCTGGCGTGTCACCCTTGACCCTGTTGAAGCTGGTGGTCCCTACACCGTGAGAGCAGCCATTGAGAACAGCACATCCACTTTGACTGATGTGCTGTTTGGAGATATTTGGGTGTGTGGAGGGCAGAGCAACATGCTCTTTCAAACCTCTCAG aTTTTCAATGCGTCAGAGGAGCTGGCCCTCGCAGCGAAGTATCCTCATGTGAGGACGTTTATGGCAGCCATGAAGTTGAGTAAAACTGAGCAGACTGATTTGATTGCAGTGGCACTTCCCTGGTCTGTGCCGCCAACAA ATCTGCCCGAGTTCTCTGCAGTGTGCTGGCTCTTTGGACGTTACCTGTATAAGGTGCTGCAGTACCCCATAGGACTGGTGGAGTCCTGTTGGGGAGGCACACCCGTTGAAGTCTGGTCATCTTCAAGAGCACTGCAGCAGTGTGGACTCCTGGAAACTAACAGCGG TCCTAAAAACAATTCGGTCTTGTGGAACGCAATGATCCATCCGCTGCTCAACATGACCATCAAAGGAGCCATCTGGTACCAAG GTGAAGCAAATTCCATGTATCATCAAGAGAAGTACAACTGTTCGTTCCCTGCTATGATTGATGACTGGAGGATGGCGTTTCACCAGGGCTCCGGAGGGCAGACGGCTCAAGACTTCCCCTTTGGATTTGTCCAG CTGAGCACCTACGAAAAAGGCACCACTAGTGACGCCTTTCCGAACATCCGCTGGCACCAGACCGCAGACGTCGGCTTCGCCCCGAATCGCCGGATGCAGAAAACCTTCATGGCAGTGGCTTTGGATTTACCAGATGAAAAATCACCCCTTGGCAC gatCCATCCTCGAGACAAGCAGGATGTAGCCTACAGACTGACACTGGGAGCGAGGGCAGTGGCTTATAATGAGAAGGACGTGTCTTTCAGTGGACCGTTCCCCATCTTAATCCAGCCCACTCAGACGTACGTCAACGTCACCTACGACCAGGAAATCTCCGTCACATCGTCTAAAGGCATTTTTGAG ATCTGTTGCTCAGAGATTCAGACTCCATGTGGTCCTAAGTCTCGCTGGGTTCCAGCTCCCATCATGCATTGGGGTCCGACAACTGTCCAGTTATCTACCAGTTTGTGTCTGCTCACTGATGAAGTAGCTGCCCTCCGATACGCATGGAGAGACTGGCCCTGTGACTTTAAAGCCTGTCCAATCTACAGCGCCAGCAGGATTTTACCTGCGCCTCCTTTTATCGCCAACCGCCGTTCAACCAACGGAAACCTGGAGCTGTGA
- the tbrg1 gene encoding transforming growth factor beta regulator 1 yields MDSLNTFESEMEADGQGNYSLFPALDSIASLSGTTETLESEPPSEIAEKPNLTWLDAAQIVLEEAGRPMHIKEIKQRIIDRGLVQSNAKSSLEAVMYRETQKGSRRFKRIENRNGVFALLTDEERQQALQAFTTQSFLGSPQHNTISSSGSGASAPAFPSPTSSSEHRTKMKRGPRKKQNEKYHLKYLRLRKAARTMIFENAALCDEVAHLEEKFLRAKEERRFLLKSLLQYQSLSEGEMLPTPSSSSHPPVPPAALTSGPAGASGLSGGHNLASVVSTGEEGLLKKPKKERKERGRENGKEELPKKMSKKRKLADGSRKLVQPIPLDSSGRPVFPIVLGGLTVYSLGEIITDRMLFHDECAIYPVGFCSTRVFASMKNPEQQCLYTCQIKDGGAGPQFEIVPEEDPQNAIVASSALTCHSNLLKAIASVSSRSVAPIVPSGADFFGFSHPTIQNLIQSCPGARKCSNYRWIRFEVCRSSDGQVPHSLSEDDASVNFEAYQRHQGFEDNIKTEHITGQAPPSPSSSHQHHLTSPTMKPSTSYFSS; encoded by the exons ATGGATTCACTCAACACTTTTGAATCTgagatggaggctgatggacAGGGCAACTACTCTCTGTTTCCTGCTCTGGACAGCATTGCAAGTCTGTCTGGGACCACAGAGACTCTGGAGAG CGAACCACCAAGTGAAATAGCAGAGAAGCCAAACCTCACATGGCTGGATGCTGCACAG ATTGTCTTGGAAGAAGCTGGACGTCCCATGCACATAAAGGAGATTAAACAGAGAATCATCGACAGGGGGCTTGTTCAATCCAA TGCAAAATCCAGCCTGGAGGCCGTCATGTACCGAGAG ACACAAAAAGGCAGCAGGAGATTCAAGAGGATTGAGAACAGAAACGGAGTCTTTGCACTGCTG ACGGATGAGGAGAGGCAGCAGGCCCTGCAGGCCTTCACCACCCAGTCTTTCCTCGGCTCTCCGCAGCACAATACCATCTCCAGTTCTGGCTCAGGAGCCTCGGCGCCCGCCTTCCCATCGCCCACCAGTTCCTCAGAGCACAGGACCAAGATGAAGAGAGGTCCTCggaagaaacaaaatgaaaagtacCACCTCAAGTACCTCAGACTGCGCAAAGCTGCCCGCACCATGATATTT GAGAATGCAGCTCTCTGTGATGAAGTTGCCCACTTGGAGGAGAAGTTTCTGAGAGCTAAGGAGGAGCGGAG gtttttaCTGAAGTCGTTGTTGCAGTATCAGTCTTTGTCAGAGGGAGAGATGCTGCCAACACCCAGCTCAAGCTCTCATCCACCGGTGCCGCCTGCAGCATTAACCTCAGGCCCTGCGGGGGCTTCTGGCCTTTCTGGGGGTCACAACCTGGCATCAGTGGTGTCAACAGGGGAAGAGGGACTTCTTAAAAAACccaagaaggaaaggaaagagcgAGGCAGGGAAAATGGGAAGGAGGAAC TTCCAAAGAAGATGTCGAAGAAGAGAAAGCTCGCAGACGGGTCTCGGAAACTGGTGCAGCCCATCCCTCTGGACTCGTCCGGTCGTCCCGTCTTCCCCATTGTACTGGGAGGTTTAACCGTCTACAGCCTGGGAGAG ATCATCACAGACAGGATGTTGTTCCATGATGAGTGTGCAATCTACCCGGTTGGCTTCTGCAGCACTCGAGTCTTTGCCAGCATGAAAAACCCCGAACAGCAGTGCCTCTACACCTGCCAGATCAAGGACGGGGGAGCAGGTCCACAG TTTGAGATTGTGCCTGAAGAAGATCCTCAGAACGCCATCGTGGCCTCATCAGCCCTGACGTGCCACTCAAATCTGCTGAAGGCCATCGCGTCTGTCAG TTCCAGGTCGGTGGCGCCCATCGTACCGTCAGGAGCCGACTTCTTTGGCTTCTCTCACCCGACCATCCAGAACCTCATCCAGAGTTGTCCTGGAGCTCGCAAATGTAGCAA ctaCCGATGGATACGTTTTGAGGTGTGTCGCAGCAGTGACGGCCAGGTTCCTCACAGCCTATCAGAGGACGACGCCTCGGTCAACTTTGAGGCCTACCAGAGACACCAGGGCTTTGAAGACAACATCAAGACGGAGCACATAACAg GACAGGCACCACCATCCCCTAGCTCCTCTCATCAGCACCACCTGACCTCCCCGACCATGAAGCCCTCCACCTCATATTTCAGCTCCTGA
- the mmp30 gene encoding matrix metallopeptidase 30, with the protein MRGEWMEKRKLSNKMSLAGFWIVLLGCSALCHSAPTVAPTVSPEEENLAQGYLSQFYADVGVTNTSVRRMATSFSLDLQAMQAFFGLEVTGVLNNETVEVMKAPRCGVSDISRYGHFAGRPKWEKRLITYRITQYTPDLTQSHVDATIAQAFKLYSDVIPLDFKKISSGAADIMILFKGGYHGDFYPFDGAGGVLAHANSPGRGQGGDTHFDDDETWTLTQRGVNLMLVAAHEFGHALGLDHSRDRRALMYPTYQYVNTNGYRLPDDDRRGVQALYGSRTPVPTTKPKPPPRPDPAPEPEEPTEDPNPDPLPNPGNEQCSRDLVFDAATSIRGELYFFKNGYYWRKSARGIRLTKVSRKWSRINSVDAAFEVPSKDVVVLFEGRQYWGIRAYAKTIMSGYPKSLTSLGLPSSVNKVDAAVYVATTGKTLIFVNNQYWSYDERRNQMDVGYPRYITQDFPGIGSRVDAAFENYGYLYFSDGPRQSEYYLAYRRVMRVLLNYGWLNCY; encoded by the exons ATGAGGGGAGAGTGGATGGAGAAAAGAAAACTTTCTAACAAGATGTCTCTTGCTGGTTTTTGGATAGTGTTGCTGGGTTGTTCGGCCCTGTGTCATTCAGCACCGACCGTTGCTCCAACAGTTTCCCCAGAGGAAGAAAACCTGGCACAG GGATACCTTTCTCAGTTCTATGCTGATGTTGGGGTGACAAACACCTCAGTGAGAAGAATGGCTACATCCTTCAGCCTGGATCTACAGGCCATGCAGGCTTTCTTTGGCCTGGAG GTGACTGGTGTCTTGAACAACGAGACTGTGGAGGTGATGAAGGCGCCCAGGTGTGGCGTGTCAGACATCAGCCGATACGGACACTTCGCTGGGAGACCCAAATGGGAGAAAAGGCTGATTACCTACAG GATCACTCAGTACACTCCAGATCTGACCCAGAGTCACGTGGATGCAACCATCGCTCAGGCCTTCAAGCTCTACAGCGATGTCATCCCTCTGGACTTCAAAAAGATCTCCAGTGGTGCTGCAGACATCATGATCCTCTTCAAGGGCGGAT ATCACGGGGACTTTTACCCTTTCGACGGGGCGGGTGGAGTCCTGGCTCATGCTAACTCTCCTGGACGGGGTCAGGGAGGGGACACACactttgatgatgatgaaaccTGGACTCTTACCCAAAGAG GTGTGAATCTGATGCTGGTGGCGGCCCACGAGTTTGGCCACGCTCTGGGTCTGGATCACTCCAGGGACAGACGTGCACTCATGTACCCCACTTATCAATATGTCAACACAAACGGATACAGGCTGCCAGACGATGACAGGCGAGGGGTTCAAGCCCTTTATG GCAGCCGTACACCAGTGCCCACAACAAAACCTAAACCCCCTCCTCGCCCGGACCCTGCACCAGAGCCAGAGGAACCAACAGAGGATCCAAACCCAGACCCTCTGCCCAACCCCGGAAACGAGCAGTGCAGCCGCGATCTGGTGTTCGACGCTGCCACTTCCATCAGGGGAGAGCTGTACTTCTTCAAAAACGG ATACTACTGGAGGAAGAGTGCCAGAGGAATCCGTTTAACGAAAGTGAGCAGGAAATGGTCACGAATCAACTCTGTCGATGCTGCCTTTGAAGTCCCATCCAAGGATGTGGTGGTTCTTTTTGAAG GTCGTCAGTACTGGGGCATTAGAGCTTATGCAAAGACAATCATGTCCGGTTATCCAAAGTCTCTCACCAGCCTCGGCCTCCCTTCTTCAGTCAATAAGGTGGATGCAGCCGTCTATGTGGCAACTACTGGAAAAACACTCATTTTTGTGAACAACCAGTATTGGAG CTATGATGAGCGCAGAAACCAAATGGACGTTGGATACCCACGATACATCACTCAGGATTTCCCTGGCATTGGCTCCAGAGTAGACGCAGCCTTTGAGAATTATG GATATCTGTATTTCTCAGACGGCCCCAGACAGAGTGAATACTACCTGGCGTACAGGAGAGTGATGCGTGTGCTGCTCAACTACGGCTGGCTCAACTGTTACTGA
- the LOC119492136 gene encoding matrix metalloproteinase-20-like isoform X1, which yields MELFWLWIPVLGSLMLAELLWTLPIDQDQGPRPEDEELAEDYLRRFYNLNPRGRESGRGIRSTSAAAMEEKIREMQNFFGLRETGGLDSTTLDVMREPRCGVPDVENFSFYPERPKWKNHTITYMIARFTPDMTREDVEKSFRSALKMWSDAAPLRFIRVNHGKTDIVFTFARRTHGDFFPFDGPRGVLAHAFQPGEGIGGDVHFDEDETWTAGRQGYSLFAVAAHELGHSLGLTHSKDPSAIMYPNYRYHSRTQYSLSKDDVLGIQTLYGKPSRKETQAAPKKCDPNFTFDAAAMIGNEIVFFKNRYMWMRTTKTTYWNRLRESHSSTYLPSISSHLDAAYDIPAKGVAYIFTGHKYWVVQQLKMKSHAGSIYEYGFSSRVRQVDAAVHISEYGKTVFFIGDVYYRYDERSKRMDPGFPRHIQTDWPGIPRRVDAAFKLDGSIFLFSGTKSYQYDFRRNKVVNTISANSWLGC from the exons ATGGAGCTGTTCTGGCTGTGGATACCGGTTCTGGGCTCGCTGATGTTAGCGGAGCTCTTGTGGACTCTACCCATCGATCAGGATCAGGGGCCGAGGCCTGAGGATGAGGAGCTGGCTGAG GACTACCTCAGGAGGTTTTACAACCTGAATCCCAGAGGCAGAGAGTCGGGGAGAGGCATCAGGTCCACGTCGGCGGCGGCCATGGAGGAGAAGATCAGAGAAATGCAGAACTTCTTTGGTCTGAGAGAGACCGGTGGTCTGGACTCTACTACCCTGGATGTGATGAGGGAGCCCAGGTGTGGCGTTCCAGATGTGGAAAACTTCAGCTTTTACCCAGAAAGGCCTAAATGGAAGAACCACACCATCACATACAT GATTGCCAGATTCACTCCGGACATGACGAGAGAGGATGTGGAAAAGTCCTTTCGTTCAGCCCTGAAGATGTGGAGTGATGCTGCACCACTGAGGTTCATCAGAGTCAACCATGGCAAAACTGATATCGTCTTCACCTTCGCCCGCAGAA CTCATGGAGATTTCTTTCCCTTCGATGGACCCCGCGGTGTGCTGGCTCATGCCTTCCAGCCAGGAGAGGGGATCGGAGGAGACGTGCAttttgatgaagatgaaacatggACAGCGGGGAGGCAAG GTTATAGCCTGTTCGCTGTTGCAGCTCATGAGCTCGGACACTCACTGGGTCTGACTCACTCAAAAGACCCCTCTGCTATCATGTACCCCAACTACAGGTATCACAGCCGCACACAGTACTCTCTATCCAAAGATGATGTGCTGGGGATCCAAACGCTGTATG GAAAACCCTcaagaaaagaaacacaagcagcCCCCAAAAAGTGTGACCCCAACTTTACTTTTGATGCAGCAGCTATGATTGGAAATGAGATTGTTTTCTTTAAGAACAG GTATATGTGGATGAGAACAACAAAGACAACGTATTGGAATCGCCTGAGAGAGAGCCATAGCAGCACGTATCTACCCAGCATCAGCTCTCACTTGGACGCCGCTTATGACATCCCGGCCAAAGGCGTGGCGTACATATTCACTG GTCATAAGTACTGGGTGGTTCAGCAGCTTAAGATGAAAAGTCATGCTGGCTCCATCTACGAGTACGGCTTCTCCTCCAGGGTCAGGCAGGTTGACGCTGCCGTGCATATCAGTGAATACGGGAAAACAGTCTTCTTCATAGGAGACGTTTATTACAG GTATGACGAGCGCAGCAAGAGGATGGACCCGGGCTTCCCCAGACACATCCAAACAGACTGGCCTGGAATCCCGAGACGGGTCGACGCCGCCTTTAAGTTGGATG GTAGCATCTTCCTCTTCAGTGGGACTAAATCATACCAGTATGACTTCAGACGAAACAAGGTGGTGAATACAATTTCAGCAAATTCTTGGCTGGGATGTTGA
- the LOC119492136 gene encoding matrix metalloproteinase-20-like isoform X2 → MELFWLWIPVLGSLMLAELLWTLPIDQDQGPRPEDEELAEDYLRRFYNLNPRGRESGRGIRSTSAAAMEEKIREMQNFFGLRETGGLDSTTLDVMREPRCGVPDVENFSFYPERPKWKNHTITYMIARFTPDMTREDVEKSFRSALKMWSDAAPLRFIRVNHGKTDIVFTFARRTHGDFFPFDGPRGVLAHAFQPGEGIGGDVHFDEDETWTAGRQGYSLFAVAAHELGHSLGLTHSKDPSAIMYPNYRYHSRTQYSLSKDDVLGIQTLYGKPSRKETQAAPKKCDPNFTFDAAAMIGNEIVFFKNRYDERSKRMDPGFPRHIQTDWPGIPRRVDAAFKLDGSIFLFSGTKSYQYDFRRNKVVNTISANSWLGC, encoded by the exons ATGGAGCTGTTCTGGCTGTGGATACCGGTTCTGGGCTCGCTGATGTTAGCGGAGCTCTTGTGGACTCTACCCATCGATCAGGATCAGGGGCCGAGGCCTGAGGATGAGGAGCTGGCTGAG GACTACCTCAGGAGGTTTTACAACCTGAATCCCAGAGGCAGAGAGTCGGGGAGAGGCATCAGGTCCACGTCGGCGGCGGCCATGGAGGAGAAGATCAGAGAAATGCAGAACTTCTTTGGTCTGAGAGAGACCGGTGGTCTGGACTCTACTACCCTGGATGTGATGAGGGAGCCCAGGTGTGGCGTTCCAGATGTGGAAAACTTCAGCTTTTACCCAGAAAGGCCTAAATGGAAGAACCACACCATCACATACAT GATTGCCAGATTCACTCCGGACATGACGAGAGAGGATGTGGAAAAGTCCTTTCGTTCAGCCCTGAAGATGTGGAGTGATGCTGCACCACTGAGGTTCATCAGAGTCAACCATGGCAAAACTGATATCGTCTTCACCTTCGCCCGCAGAA CTCATGGAGATTTCTTTCCCTTCGATGGACCCCGCGGTGTGCTGGCTCATGCCTTCCAGCCAGGAGAGGGGATCGGAGGAGACGTGCAttttgatgaagatgaaacatggACAGCGGGGAGGCAAG GTTATAGCCTGTTCGCTGTTGCAGCTCATGAGCTCGGACACTCACTGGGTCTGACTCACTCAAAAGACCCCTCTGCTATCATGTACCCCAACTACAGGTATCACAGCCGCACACAGTACTCTCTATCCAAAGATGATGTGCTGGGGATCCAAACGCTGTATG GAAAACCCTcaagaaaagaaacacaagcagcCCCCAAAAAGTGTGACCCCAACTTTACTTTTGATGCAGCAGCTATGATTGGAAATGAGATTGTTTTCTTTAAGAACAG GTATGACGAGCGCAGCAAGAGGATGGACCCGGGCTTCCCCAGACACATCCAAACAGACTGGCCTGGAATCCCGAGACGGGTCGACGCCGCCTTTAAGTTGGATG GTAGCATCTTCCTCTTCAGTGGGACTAAATCATACCAGTATGACTTCAGACGAAACAAGGTGGTGAATACAATTTCAGCAAATTCTTGGCTGGGATGTTGA